One genomic segment of Alkalimarinus alittae includes these proteins:
- a CDS encoding microcin C ABC transporter permease YejB: protein MSVYILRRILLMIPTLFGIMLLNFLIIQAAPGGPVEQTLAKLQGLDSSVQNRMGDSMSVEVSSSSGDNSSYRGAQGLDSELVKEIEKLYGFDKPPHERFWLMIKSYVFFDFGDSFFRDQSVIDLVIEKMPVSISIGLWSTLIIYLISIPLGIKKAVYDGSKFDVWTSSLIVVGYAIPGFLFAVLLIVLFAGGTYLDWFPLRGIVSNNFDDLTFFGKIADYFWHLVLPITANVIGGFATLALLTKNSFLDEIRKQYVITARAKGLEENKILYGHVFRNAMLIVIAGMPGLLMALFFSGSLLIEVIFSLDGLGLLGFESALNRDYPVMFGTLYIFTLMGLFLKLLSDITYVLVDPRIDFESREG from the coding sequence ATGTCTGTTTATATTTTACGGCGCATACTGTTAATGATTCCAACCCTGTTTGGGATCATGCTACTTAACTTCCTTATTATACAAGCGGCCCCTGGTGGGCCCGTTGAACAAACCTTAGCTAAGTTACAAGGTTTAGATTCAAGCGTACAGAACCGCATGGGTGATAGCATGTCGGTCGAGGTATCTTCATCTAGTGGCGATAACTCATCCTATCGTGGCGCTCAAGGGTTAGATTCAGAGCTCGTTAAAGAAATCGAAAAGCTATATGGCTTTGACAAGCCCCCTCATGAACGTTTCTGGCTAATGATTAAAAGCTACGTGTTCTTTGATTTTGGTGATAGCTTTTTTAGAGATCAGTCTGTTATTGATTTGGTCATTGAAAAAATGCCAGTTTCAATATCTATCGGGCTTTGGTCCACGCTCATTATTTACCTAATTTCTATACCTTTAGGCATTAAAAAAGCAGTCTATGATGGTTCCAAGTTTGATGTATGGACTAGTAGTCTTATTGTTGTCGGCTATGCAATACCCGGTTTTCTGTTTGCCGTCTTATTAATCGTGCTATTCGCTGGCGGCACTTATCTAGATTGGTTCCCATTAAGAGGGATCGTTTCAAACAATTTTGACGATTTAACGTTTTTCGGAAAAATTGCCGACTACTTTTGGCACTTGGTTTTACCGATAACCGCTAACGTTATTGGTGGCTTTGCCACTTTAGCACTCCTCACCAAAAACTCATTTCTAGATGAAATCCGAAAACAATATGTTATTACCGCTCGCGCAAAAGGGCTTGAAGAAAACAAGATTCTTTACGGCCATGTGTTTAGAAATGCGATGTTGATTGTCATTGCTGGCATGCCCGGGTTGTTAATGGCGTTATTTTTCTCAGGCTCATTATTGATTGAAGTGATTTTTTCATTAGATGGGCTTGGTTTGCTTGGTTTTGAGTCAGCTTTAAATAGAGACTACCCCGTCATGTTTGGGACGCTGTATATCTTCACGTTAATGGGATTATTTTTGAAGTTATTAAGTGATATCACCTATGTACTGGTTGACCCTCGTATCGACTTTGAAAGCAGGGAGGGATAA
- a CDS encoding ABC transporter ATP-binding protein — MDSQSLISIKNLRVSFSQGDQPIEAVKGVSLDIQKGETVAIVGESGSGKSVTALSILKLLPYPKAYHPSGEIIFEGQDILQSNEKSMRSIRGDKISMIFQEPMTSFNPLHSIEKQISETLLLHKGLSGKKARERVIELLSLVGIPEPESRLASYPHQLSGGQKQRVMIAMALANEPDLLIADEPTTALDVTVQKQVLELLRDLQAKLGMAILLITHDLNIVRHYSDKVAVMHLGKIVEQAETAALFKSPSVDYTKTLIDADPTGTPEPVADDSPTLLNTQDLNIWFPVKKNFFGKTTAYFKAANNITISVRKGETLGIVGESGSGKTTLGLSLVKLLQSHGEINFKGHPIHTYNQNQFRPLRREIQIVFQDPYGSLSPRMSVQQIIEEGLVIHQLGNDQEREAKIIQALKDVELDPETRHRYPHEFSGGQRQRIAIARALVLQPELIILDEPTSALDRTVQSQVVDLLRNIQQKYHISYLFISHDLAVVKALSHRVMVMKQGEVIEYGDCHQIFNHPNESYTRSLIEASFYNTQEAVS; from the coding sequence ATGGATAGTCAATCACTCATTTCAATCAAAAATTTACGCGTTTCTTTTTCGCAGGGTGACCAGCCAATAGAAGCGGTAAAAGGCGTGTCCCTTGATATCCAAAAAGGGGAAACAGTCGCCATCGTAGGTGAAAGCGGCTCAGGTAAGTCAGTAACTGCACTGTCTATTCTAAAACTACTACCCTACCCGAAAGCCTATCATCCTAGCGGCGAAATCATATTCGAAGGGCAGGATATCCTTCAAAGCAACGAAAAGTCGATGCGCTCTATACGCGGTGATAAAATCAGTATGATTTTTCAGGAACCGATGACGTCGTTTAACCCGTTACATTCGATTGAAAAACAAATTAGTGAAACGTTACTGCTACATAAAGGGCTGAGTGGCAAAAAAGCGCGTGAACGTGTCATTGAGCTATTATCATTAGTTGGTATTCCTGAACCTGAGTCACGCCTAGCGTCTTATCCTCACCAATTATCAGGTGGTCAGAAACAGCGTGTGATGATTGCCATGGCCCTCGCAAACGAACCCGACCTTCTTATTGCAGATGAGCCAACCACTGCGCTCGATGTCACGGTTCAAAAGCAAGTATTAGAACTGTTAAGGGATCTTCAAGCAAAATTGGGGATGGCCATATTATTAATTACCCACGACCTCAACATCGTTAGACACTACTCTGACAAAGTCGCCGTTATGCACCTAGGAAAAATTGTTGAACAGGCAGAAACTGCAGCGCTCTTCAAGTCACCTAGCGTCGACTACACCAAAACATTGATTGACGCAGACCCGACGGGTACACCCGAACCAGTAGCAGATGACTCACCTACATTATTAAATACTCAGGATTTGAATATTTGGTTTCCGGTTAAAAAGAACTTTTTTGGAAAAACAACGGCTTACTTTAAAGCCGCTAATAATATCACTATATCTGTTCGTAAAGGTGAAACGCTCGGTATCGTTGGTGAAAGCGGTAGCGGAAAGACAACCTTAGGCTTATCGCTGGTCAAATTACTGCAAAGCCACGGTGAAATTAATTTTAAAGGGCACCCGATACACACCTACAATCAAAATCAATTTCGCCCTCTCAGACGTGAAATTCAAATCGTATTTCAAGACCCTTATGGTAGCCTAAGTCCTAGGATGTCAGTTCAGCAGATCATAGAAGAAGGGTTAGTGATTCATCAGCTAGGCAATGATCAAGAACGAGAAGCGAAGATTATCCAGGCGCTTAAAGATGTTGAGTTAGACCCCGAAACTCGCCACCGTTATCCTCACGAGTTTTCGGGGGGTCAACGTCAACGTATTGCGATCGCTAGAGCATTGGTCCTTCAACCTGAATTAATCATTCTAGATGAGCCTACCTCTGCACTTGATAGAACCGTGCAGTCTCAAGTTGTAGACCTTTTGAGAAATATTCAGCAAAAATATCACATTAGCTATTTATTTATCAGTCATGACTTAGCCGTCGTCAAAGCGCTTAGTCACAGGGTGATGGTGATGAAACAAGGTGAGGTCATTGAATATGGAGACTGCCACCAAATCTTCAATCACCCCAATGAGTCATATACTCGCTCGCTTATTGAAGCGTCATTCTATAACACTCAAGAAGCCGTCAGTTAG
- a CDS encoding ABC transporter permease — translation MKNNRPINPITQRRIDNFKANRRGYYSLWIFAFLFFITLFAEVISNDKPLVVYYDGSIYTPIINTYTETEFGGDFETEADYRDSYIQALINDNGWMIWPLIRYSYKTINYDLPVPAPAPPSTENWLGTDDQGRDVFARLIYGFRISILFALTLTLLSTVVGVIVGATQGYYGGKVDLVGQRLIEIWSGLPVLYLLIILSSFVQPSFWWLLGIMLLFSWMGLVDVVRAEFLRARNFEYVRAARALGLSNRGIMFKHMLPNAMVATLTFMPFILTGAIGGLTSLDFLGFGMPLGSPSLGELIAQGKSNLHAPWLGISAFVVLSLMLTLLVFIGEAVRDAFDPKKA, via the coding sequence ATGAAGAACAATCGACCTATCAATCCTATAACTCAAAGAAGAATCGACAATTTTAAAGCAAACCGTCGAGGCTATTATTCATTATGGATTTTTGCCTTTCTATTTTTTATTACATTATTTGCTGAAGTCATCTCAAATGATAAGCCGTTAGTGGTGTATTACGATGGGTCTATTTACACACCCATTATTAATACCTATACCGAAACGGAATTTGGAGGCGATTTTGAAACTGAAGCAGACTATCGTGATAGTTATATTCAAGCGCTTATTAATGATAATGGCTGGATGATCTGGCCACTTATTCGCTATAGCTATAAAACCATAAATTACGATCTACCTGTGCCTGCACCTGCCCCTCCTTCTACTGAGAACTGGTTAGGCACCGACGATCAAGGTCGGGATGTCTTCGCCCGCCTGATTTATGGGTTTAGAATATCGATTCTGTTTGCGTTAACGCTCACACTGCTGAGCACTGTTGTGGGCGTGATCGTGGGTGCTACTCAAGGCTATTACGGCGGTAAGGTTGACCTGGTTGGACAACGGCTTATAGAGATTTGGTCAGGCCTTCCGGTTCTTTACCTATTAATCATTCTCTCAAGTTTTGTTCAGCCAAGTTTCTGGTGGCTGTTAGGTATTATGCTGTTGTTTAGCTGGATGGGGCTAGTAGATGTCGTTCGTGCAGAGTTTTTAAGAGCGAGAAACTTTGAGTATGTTAGAGCAGCCAGAGCCTTAGGCTTGAGTAATCGCGGTATTATGTTTAAACATATGCTGCCTAATGCAATGGTCGCCACCCTAACCTTTATGCCGTTTATTCTCACTGGTGCCATTGGCGGGCTCACTTCGCTCGACTTTCTTGGCTTTGGTATGCCACTAGGCTCTCCTTCTCTTGGTGAGCTTATCGCGCAAGGCAAATCAAATCTGCACGCACCTTGGTTAGGTATTTCTGCATTTGTTGTATTGTCACTTATGTTAACGTTATTGGTCTTTATCGGTGAAGCCGTTCGAGACGCTTTTGATCCTAAGAAGGCTTAA